In Hwangdonia lutea, a single window of DNA contains:
- a CDS encoding glycosyltransferase family 2 protein, translated as MDSTTAQIIIQIFHYLFFAFAFLAIVSYIILSIISAIETTQYLKKKSFINYKDILSSSISPSISIIAPAYNESLNVVENVRSLLSNHYANYDVIIVNDGSTDDSLEKLIAAYDLEKVEFLINERLQTKPLRAGVFKSKNPAFEKLIVVDKENGGKADALNMGLNISNSKYVACIDVDCLLLEDALQKMIKPFLEETETTVIASGGVIRIANSCTISGGKLLDVNLPKNLLVQSQILEYIRSFLLGRMAWSRLNGLLVISGAFGIFDKKIAIEVGGYDTNTVGEDMEIVVRMRRYMEESNKKYKVSYIPDPLCWTEAPDNYKDFISQRNRWTRGTIETMRKHRKIAFNPKYGSFGMISYPYWLIFERLAPIIEVVGLIYFTVLLFLNAVRWEFALSFFLLAYLFSVLLSILALYSEELSFHQYKKKGMGIKLVLLSAIEPFILHPFVLYAAVRGNIDYYFNKNKKWGKMTRKGLSSTKPNPDKILN; from the coding sequence ATGGATAGTACTACGGCACAAATCATTATTCAAATATTTCATTATTTGTTTTTTGCTTTTGCTTTTTTAGCCATAGTATCATACATTATATTATCCATAATTTCTGCAATAGAAACCACACAATACCTTAAAAAAAAGAGTTTTATAAATTACAAGGATATTCTATCGTCTTCCATTTCGCCATCAATAAGTATTATTGCTCCAGCTTATAACGAAAGTCTTAATGTGGTTGAAAATGTACGGTCATTACTGTCCAACCATTACGCAAATTATGATGTTATTATCGTAAACGATGGCAGTACCGATGATAGTTTAGAAAAACTTATTGCCGCCTACGATTTAGAAAAAGTGGAGTTTTTAATAAATGAAAGGTTACAAACCAAACCACTTCGGGCGGGTGTTTTTAAATCTAAAAACCCGGCTTTTGAGAAGTTAATAGTAGTCGATAAAGAAAACGGTGGTAAAGCCGATGCTTTAAACATGGGGCTTAATATTAGCAATAGCAAATATGTAGCATGTATTGATGTAGACTGTTTGTTGTTGGAAGATGCTCTACAGAAAATGATAAAACCATTTCTTGAAGAAACCGAAACTACGGTTATTGCTTCTGGAGGGGTTATCCGCATTGCTAACTCCTGTACCATAAGCGGCGGTAAACTATTAGACGTAAACCTTCCTAAAAATTTGCTTGTCCAGTCGCAGATATTAGAATACATTCGGTCATTTCTGCTTGGTAGAATGGCATGGAGTAGACTAAATGGATTATTGGTAATTTCTGGAGCTTTTGGCATATTTGATAAAAAAATAGCTATTGAAGTTGGCGGCTACGATACCAATACCGTAGGAGAAGATATGGAAATTGTGGTACGTATGCGCCGTTACATGGAAGAAAGTAACAAGAAGTACAAAGTATCCTATATTCCCGATCCTTTATGTTGGACGGAAGCACCCGATAACTACAAAGATTTTATATCGCAAAGAAACAGATGGACTCGAGGTACAATTGAAACCATGAGAAAACATCGTAAAATAGCGTTTAACCCAAAATATGGGTCTTTTGGGATGATTAGCTATCCGTATTGGTTGATATTTGAGCGATTAGCTCCAATAATCGAGGTTGTTGGACTTATCTATTTTACGGTATTACTGTTTTTAAATGCGGTACGGTGGGAATTTGCCCTATCCTTCTTTTTATTGGCCTATTTGTTTTCGGTATTGCTATCCATTCTTGCCTTGTATTCCGAAGAATTATCATTTCACCAATATAAGAAGAAAGGCATGGGCATAAAGCTGGTATTATTAAGTGCCATCGAACCGTTTATTTTACACCCTTTTGTATTGTATGCGGCTGTTAGAGGTAATATTGATTACTATTTTAACAAAAACAAAAAATGGGGAAAAATGACACGGAAAGGTTTATCAAGCACAAAGCCTAATCCCGATAAAATTTTAAATTAG
- a CDS encoding HEAT repeat domain-containing protein, translating to MDSINYIFNYIDDFPLLVKSTLWFSGILALVILILILYLRLIRLHLRIKDNEIKTLKSEYETLLVEYLYSGNSTEDLTENQLSIISRLKTEVTIKSRRKIIVLILYKLMSEVSGEMSEAAKTFYFKTGLFEFALNGLKSKKWHIISKAIGELRRFQVVEVQNQIKPLITHPVREVRKEAHLYFVSLFQFDGLMFLNHIKTPLTEWDQLQILGILQRFDKQDICDIKPWLKSSNPTVVLFALKLAKVYNQFEVNDVLIDLLSHENQDIRIYTIEVLTSLYGIEAKEVLKANFNELSIEEQLCFFEMLEKLVVPTDEPFIEKHLFHKDFEIQLLALKILKSINLDKFLGLKELATNKEKSNMYKFVNNG from the coding sequence ATGGATAGCATAAATTACATTTTCAATTATATTGATGATTTTCCGCTTTTGGTTAAATCTACCTTGTGGTTTAGCGGTATCTTAGCTTTGGTCATACTCATACTAATCCTTTATCTACGGTTAATCCGGTTACATTTAAGAATAAAGGATAACGAAATTAAAACCCTTAAAAGTGAATACGAAACTTTACTGGTAGAATACTTATACTCCGGAAACAGTACAGAAGATTTAACCGAGAATCAATTATCTATAATTTCAAGATTAAAAACGGAAGTAACCATTAAATCGAGAAGAAAAATTATAGTTTTAATTCTTTATAAATTAATGAGTGAGGTTTCTGGTGAAATGTCTGAAGCTGCAAAAACCTTTTATTTTAAAACCGGATTATTTGAATTTGCCTTAAACGGTTTAAAATCTAAAAAATGGCATATTATTTCGAAAGCCATTGGAGAACTTAGAAGGTTTCAGGTTGTTGAGGTTCAAAATCAAATAAAGCCATTAATAACTCACCCGGTGCGCGAAGTTCGTAAAGAAGCACACTTGTACTTTGTGAGTTTATTTCAGTTTGACGGCCTCATGTTTTTAAACCACATAAAAACCCCACTAACAGAATGGGATCAATTGCAAATTCTTGGCATATTGCAAAGGTTTGATAAACAGGACATCTGCGACATTAAGCCTTGGTTAAAATCGTCAAACCCCACGGTTGTTTTATTTGCCTTAAAACTCGCTAAGGTTTATAACCAATTTGAAGTAAATGATGTGCTAATCGATTTGCTTTCACACGAAAACCAAGACATAAGAATTTATACCATAGAAGTTTTAACGAGTTTATACGGTATCGAAGCTAAAGAGGTTTTAAAAGCCAACTTTAACGAATTAAGTATTGAAGAGCAGCTGTGCTTTTTTGAGATGTTAGAAAAATTAGTAGTCCCAACGGATGAGCCTTTTATTGAGAAACACCTGTTTCACAAAGATTTTGAAATACAACTATTAGCCCTTAAAATATTAAAATCAATAAACCTTGATAAATTTTTGGGCTTAAAAGAATTGGCTACAAATAAAGAAAAGTCTAACATGTATAAATTTGTAAATAATGGATAG
- a CDS encoding response regulator transcription factor, translated as MATKKIILAEDNSTLSMLLKFRLEKEGYHLLSAVNGQQALELIETEKPDLIITDIMMPFVSGLEVISHVRLKLDSDTPIIVFSSAGQEEMVLKAFSLGANDFMGKPFSPNELMIRVNRLIN; from the coding sequence ATGGCCACCAAGAAAATAATACTAGCTGAGGATAACTCTACACTATCAATGCTATTAAAATTCCGTCTAGAAAAAGAGGGATACCATTTACTATCTGCAGTAAACGGGCAGCAAGCTTTGGAACTTATTGAAACCGAGAAGCCAGATTTAATTATAACCGATATTATGATGCCGTTTGTTAGCGGTTTGGAGGTTATTAGTCATGTGCGCCTAAAGTTAGATTCTGATACGCCAATAATAGTATTCTCGTCCGCAGGTCAAGAAGAAATGGTTTTAAAGGCTTTCAGTTTAGGAGCCAACGATTTTATGGGAAAACCTTTTAGTCCAAACGAATTAATGATTAGAGTCAATAGACTAATTAACTAG
- a CDS encoding DUF3078 domain-containing protein encodes MKKTLLFFTFLIGIISINAQTLEELKATQKVKKDSIAAIQGRVNAIQGQIDALPGWKKGAFGTIGGSISSFKNWYAQGTPNNNSGNIGFTVNAFANLTQDKFFWRNAGNINLSWVKLDDKDDPTDSDKFREATDVFNITSLYGHKLSETFAISGLAEYRTTILSNFNDPGFLDLGVGATWTPAKDLVVVIHPLNYNFVFSSNAVIDFESSMGAKILVDYTRQINAVSFKSNLSMFQSYKSSDLSNWTWTNSFGYTLWKMIGIGFDFGLRQNKQEAFNYQQSQPGSISAAKLEDADNKLQSYWMFGLNYKF; translated from the coding sequence ATGAAAAAAACGCTATTATTTTTCACATTTCTTATCGGAATAATATCGATAAACGCTCAAACTTTAGAGGAATTAAAAGCCACCCAAAAAGTAAAAAAAGATTCCATTGCGGCCATTCAAGGGCGCGTTAATGCCATTCAGGGGCAAATAGATGCTCTACCCGGTTGGAAAAAAGGTGCCTTTGGTACCATTGGCGGAAGCATTTCCAGTTTTAAAAACTGGTACGCTCAAGGCACGCCCAATAATAATTCTGGAAATATTGGTTTTACCGTTAATGCTTTTGCAAACTTAACTCAAGATAAATTCTTTTGGAGAAATGCAGGAAACATAAACCTATCTTGGGTGAAATTGGATGACAAAGACGACCCAACAGACAGCGATAAATTTAGAGAAGCTACCGATGTTTTTAATATCACCTCTTTATACGGGCACAAACTAAGTGAAACATTCGCGATTTCTGGTTTGGCCGAATACCGAACCACCATTTTAAGCAATTTTAACGATCCCGGGTTTTTAGATTTAGGTGTCGGTGCCACTTGGACGCCCGCTAAAGATTTAGTGGTTGTAATCCATCCGCTAAACTACAACTTCGTGTTTAGCAGCAATGCGGTTATAGATTTCGAGTCGTCAATGGGTGCTAAAATTCTTGTGGATTATACACGACAAATCAATGCGGTTAGTTTTAAATCCAACTTATCGATGTTTCAAAGTTATAAATCTTCAGATTTATCAAACTGGACCTGGACCAACTCGTTTGGATATACCTTATGGAAAATGATTGGTATTGGTTTTGATTTTGGCTTAAGACAAAATAAACAAGAAGCCTTTAACTACCAGCAAAGTCAACCCGGAAGCATTTCAGCTGCAAAACTCGAAGATGCCGATAATAAACTACAATCGTATTGGATGTTTGGACTTAATTATAAGTTTTAA
- a CDS encoding DUF2480 family protein yields the protein MKEEIINRVANSKLITVNLEDYYPDGKRVLFDIKNWLFEGFVLREKEFRQKASEHDWSQYQDGYVALTCSTDAIIPAWAFMLLSVYLEPFTKKTIIGNLEQLESSIYQDVIETLDVSEYTDKPIIIKGCSKKPVPQNAYIMLATKLIPVAKSIMYGEACSSVPLFKRK from the coding sequence TTGAAAGAAGAAATCATAAATCGCGTAGCGAATAGCAAGTTAATTACCGTTAACCTCGAGGATTATTATCCTGATGGAAAACGTGTGCTTTTTGATATCAAAAATTGGCTGTTTGAAGGTTTCGTGTTGCGCGAAAAAGAGTTTAGGCAAAAAGCCTCAGAACACGATTGGTCGCAATATCAAGACGGCTATGTGGCGCTAACCTGCAGTACCGATGCCATTATTCCGGCTTGGGCATTCATGTTGTTAAGCGTTTATTTAGAGCCTTTCACTAAAAAAACAATAATCGGTAATCTGGAGCAATTAGAATCGTCCATTTATCAAGATGTAATTGAAACTCTCGATGTTTCAGAATATACAGATAAGCCTATTATTATTAAAGGTTGCTCAAAAAAACCAGTGCCACAAAACGCTTATATTATGTTGGCGACTAAATTAATACCCGTGGCTAAATCCATAATGTATGGTGAGGCCTGCTCTTCGGTACCGTTGTTCAAAAGAAAATAA
- a CDS encoding DUF59 domain-containing protein — protein MSDTTIDTNALGEKIVNVIKTIYDPEIPVDIYELGLIYDVFVNEDYDVKILMTLTTPNCPVAETLPLEVEEKVKSLDEVKSAEVEITFDPPWTQDLMSEEAKLELGML, from the coding sequence ATGAGCGATACAACAATAGACACAAACGCTTTAGGCGAGAAAATAGTAAACGTTATAAAAACAATTTACGACCCGGAAATTCCAGTTGATATTTACGAACTCGGATTAATTTACGATGTATTTGTAAACGAAGATTACGATGTTAAAATTTTAATGACCTTAACCACACCCAACTGTCCCGTTGCAGAAACCTTGCCTTTGGAGGTTGAGGAAAAAGTAAAATCGTTGGATGAGGTTAAATCTGCCGAGGTTGAAATTACTTTCGATCCGCCGTGGACCCAAGATTTAATGAGCGAGGAAGCGAAGTTGGAATTGGGAATGCTTTAA
- a CDS encoding SufE family protein, producing the protein MSIEEIQNEIIDEFSMFEDWEERYQYMIDLGKDLPLIDEQYKTESNIIKGCQSKVWVHAEMNNDKIEFTADSDAIITKGIIAILIRAFSNQHPKDIIDANTDFIDKIGLKEHLSPTRANGLVSMVKQLKMYAIAYQTQLS; encoded by the coding sequence ATGAGTATTGAAGAAATTCAAAATGAAATAATAGACGAATTCTCAATGTTTGAAGATTGGGAAGAACGTTATCAATATATGATTGATTTGGGTAAAGATTTACCTTTAATTGACGAGCAGTATAAAACCGAAAGCAACATCATTAAAGGATGCCAAAGTAAAGTTTGGGTACATGCCGAAATGAACAACGATAAAATTGAATTTACCGCCGATAGCGATGCCATTATCACCAAAGGTATTATTGCAATTTTAATCCGTGCATTTTCAAATCAGCACCCCAAAGATATTATTGATGCCAACACCGATTTTATTGATAAAATTGGATTAAAAGAACATTTGTCGCCAACACGAGCCAATGGCTTGGTGAGTATGGTAAAACAACTTAAAATGTATGCCATTGCATACCAAACACAACTTAGTTAG
- a CDS encoding aminotransferase class V-fold PLP-dependent enzyme, whose product MFKVNDIRQDFPILNRQVNGKPLVYFDNAATSQTPQQVIDVIVDYYSKYNANIHRGVHTLSQEATDLYEQARLKIQKHFNAKHPHEIILTSGTTDGINLVANGFSSLLKKGDEVIVSALEHHSNIVPWQMLCERTGAVLKVIPMNEAGELEMNQYDKLLSKNTKLVFVNHISNALGTINPIEYIIEKAHSVGAAVLIDGAQACPHVKPDVQKLDVDFYVASAHKMCGPTGVGMLYGKEAWLNKLPPYQGGGEMIAEVTFEKTTYADLPHKFEAGTPNICGGIAFGAAIDYMNQIGFDAIENYEHELLEYATEKLLEIEGLKIYGTAKNKTSVVSFNLEGIHPYDVGTILDKLGIAVRTGHHCAQPIMDFYKIPGTVRASFAFYNAKAEIDALVEGVKKAKMMLA is encoded by the coding sequence ATGTTCAAGGTAAACGACATAAGACAAGATTTCCCGATACTTAACCGACAAGTAAACGGAAAACCCTTAGTGTATTTCGATAATGCAGCCACATCACAAACCCCGCAACAGGTTATCGATGTTATTGTGGACTATTATTCAAAATACAACGCCAATATTCATCGTGGCGTGCACACCTTAAGTCAAGAAGCCACCGATTTATACGAGCAAGCGCGTTTAAAAATACAGAAGCATTTCAACGCTAAACACCCGCACGAAATTATTCTAACCTCGGGCACCACCGATGGTATAAATCTAGTCGCAAATGGCTTTTCGTCATTATTAAAAAAGGGCGATGAGGTTATTGTTTCAGCTTTAGAGCATCACAGTAATATTGTGCCATGGCAAATGCTTTGCGAGCGCACGGGTGCGGTTTTAAAGGTCATTCCCATGAATGAGGCGGGCGAATTGGAAATGAACCAATACGATAAACTGCTATCAAAAAACACAAAGCTTGTTTTTGTAAATCATATTTCAAATGCTTTGGGGACTATTAATCCCATCGAATATATCATTGAAAAAGCACACAGCGTTGGTGCAGCCGTTTTAATTGATGGCGCACAGGCTTGTCCGCACGTAAAACCAGATGTTCAAAAATTGGACGTCGATTTTTATGTCGCTTCAGCCCACAAAATGTGTGGGCCAACGGGAGTGGGCATGCTTTACGGAAAAGAAGCGTGGTTAAACAAATTACCGCCTTATCAAGGTGGTGGCGAAATGATTGCCGAAGTTACGTTTGAAAAAACCACTTATGCCGATTTACCGCACAAATTTGAGGCCGGTACACCCAATATTTGTGGTGGCATAGCCTTTGGGGCAGCCATCGATTATATGAACCAAATTGGGTTCGATGCCATTGAAAACTACGAGCACGAACTGTTGGAATATGCCACCGAAAAACTTCTGGAAATAGAAGGATTAAAAATCTACGGCACCGCAAAAAACAAAACATCGGTCGTATCATTTAATTTAGAGGGTATTCATCCCTACGATGTGGGCACTATTTTAGATAAACTAGGTATTGCCGTTCGTACGGGCCACCATTGTGCGCAACCCATTATGGATTTTTATAAAATCCCGGGAACCGTTCGCGCTTCCTTTGCGTTTTACAACGCAAAAGCAGAAATCGATGCTTTGGTTGAAGGTGTAAAAAAGGCTAAAATGATGCTAGCCTAA
- the sufD gene encoding Fe-S cluster assembly protein SufD, giving the protein MDLKEKLVSSFIVFEDQADVDTYVHNVRNDAIKIFEEKGFPTKKEEAWKYTSLNKLLKEDYSIFPKQESDIDYNDIKKYFIHNIDSYKIVFIDGKYSSHLSQTTHDGIDVCLMSSALSKPKYRLVIENYFNKAAEKDSLTSLNTAFSQEGAYIHIPKNKLVEKPIQIIHLSTGNESATMLQPRNLIVVDENSHVQIIERHQSLTDNAVLTNSVTEIFANKRAIVDYYKIQNDNANASLIDNTFIKQKRESVASVHTFAFGGKLIRNNLNYYQEGERINSILKGVTIIGNKQHVDHNTLVHHIEPNCESHQDYKGIFADNATGVFNGKIIVEKEAQKTNAFQANNNILVSDKASINTKPQLEIFADDVKCSHGCTIGQLDESAMFYMRSRGIPEKEAKALLMYAFSNNVLSSVKIPEIKQRITKIIANKLGVNIGFDL; this is encoded by the coding sequence ATGGATTTAAAAGAAAAATTAGTATCATCCTTCATCGTATTTGAAGACCAAGCTGATGTGGACACCTATGTACACAATGTTAGAAACGATGCTATAAAAATATTTGAAGAAAAAGGATTTCCTACCAAAAAGGAAGAAGCTTGGAAATATACCTCGTTAAACAAACTGTTAAAAGAAGATTACAGCATATTTCCTAAACAGGAAAGCGATATAGATTATAACGATATTAAAAAATATTTCATCCATAATATAGACAGCTATAAAATAGTGTTTATTGATGGTAAATATTCGTCGCATCTATCGCAAACCACGCACGATGGTATCGATGTGTGCTTAATGTCATCAGCACTTTCAAAACCAAAATACCGTTTGGTGATTGAAAATTATTTCAACAAAGCTGCCGAAAAAGACAGCTTAACATCACTCAACACGGCGTTTTCACAAGAAGGAGCCTACATTCATATTCCAAAAAACAAACTGGTTGAAAAACCTATTCAAATCATCCATTTGTCAACCGGAAACGAATCGGCAACCATGTTGCAACCACGTAACTTAATCGTGGTCGACGAGAATTCGCATGTGCAAATTATCGAACGCCATCAAAGTTTAACCGATAATGCGGTACTCACCAATAGCGTTACCGAAATTTTTGCCAACAAACGGGCTATTGTAGACTATTACAAAATACAAAACGACAATGCCAACGCATCCTTAATAGACAACACTTTTATTAAGCAAAAGCGCGAAAGTGTCGCATCGGTACACACCTTTGCATTTGGTGGTAAATTAATACGCAATAATCTTAATTACTATCAAGAAGGCGAGCGCATCAATTCCATCTTAAAAGGCGTAACCATTATTGGCAACAAACAGCATGTCGATCATAACACTTTGGTGCACCACATCGAACCAAATTGCGAAAGCCATCAAGATTACAAAGGTATTTTTGCCGATAACGCAACCGGTGTATTTAACGGGAAGATTATTGTAGAAAAAGAAGCCCAAAAAACCAATGCCTTTCAAGCCAATAACAACATTTTGGTAAGCGATAAAGCCAGCATAAACACCAAACCGCAACTCGAAATTTTTGCCGACGATGTAAAATGCTCACACGGTTGTACCATTGGGCAACTCGACGAAAGCGCCATGTTTTACATGCGTTCGCGCGGTATTCCGGAAAAAGAAGCCAAAGCCCTTTTAATGTATGCCTTTAGTAATAACGTGCTAAGCTCGGTTAAAATTCCAGAAATAAAACAGCGCATCACCAAAATAATCGCCAATAAATTAGGTGTAAATATTGGGTTCGATTTATAA
- the sufC gene encoding Fe-S cluster assembly ATPase SufC has translation MLKIKNLHASVEDKAILRGVNLEVKPGEVHAIMGPNGSGKSTLASVIAGKEEYEMEQGDIILQNENINELAAEERAHKGIFLSFQYPVEIPGVSVTNFIKTAINETRKAKGLEDMPAKDMLKLIRDKADLLEIDRKFLSRSLNEGFSGGEKKRNEIFQMAMLEPKLAILDETDSGLDIDALRIVANGVNKFKSKDNAVIVITHYQRLLDYIVPDFVHVIHEGRIVKSGTKELALELEEKGYDWIKEEVNA, from the coding sequence ATGTTAAAGATAAAGAATTTACACGCAAGTGTTGAAGACAAAGCCATTTTAAGAGGTGTAAACCTAGAGGTAAAACCAGGAGAAGTACACGCTATAATGGGGCCAAACGGTTCTGGAAAAAGTACATTGGCATCAGTTATTGCTGGAAAGGAAGAGTACGAAATGGAGCAAGGTGACATCATTTTACAAAATGAAAACATCAATGAGCTTGCAGCTGAGGAACGCGCACACAAAGGCATTTTTCTTTCGTTTCAATACCCGGTGGAAATCCCTGGAGTTTCTGTAACAAACTTTATTAAAACCGCTATTAACGAAACCCGAAAAGCAAAAGGTTTGGAAGACATGCCGGCAAAAGACATGCTAAAGTTAATTCGTGATAAAGCCGACTTGTTGGAAATAGACCGAAAGTTTTTATCACGTTCGTTAAACGAAGGTTTTTCCGGAGGTGAAAAAAAACGAAATGAAATTTTTCAAATGGCCATGCTCGAGCCAAAACTAGCCATTCTTGACGAAACTGATTCCGGATTGGATATTGACGCCTTGCGTATTGTTGCCAATGGTGTAAATAAGTTTAAAAGTAAAGACAACGCAGTAATTGTTATTACACATTACCAACGTTTATTGGATTATATCGTACCCGATTTTGTGCACGTTATACACGAAGGTCGTATTGTAAAATCCGGAACCAAAGAATTGGCACTCGAACTTGAAGAAAAAGGTTACGATTGGATTAAAGAAGAAGTGAACGCTTAA
- the sufB gene encoding Fe-S cluster assembly protein SufB: protein MSKYTEDDLREELKTKEYEYGFYTDIESDTFPNGLNEDVVRAISKKKEEPQWMTDWRLESYRVWKEMVEPDWANVNYEKPDFQAISYYSAPNSKPKYDSIDEVDPELLATFEKLGISLDEQKKLAGVAMDVVVDSVSVATTFKETLAKQGIIFMSISEAIKEHPELVKKYLGTVVPQKDNFYAALNSAVFSDGSFCYIPKGVKCPMELSTYFRINQAGTGQFERTLVIADEGSYVSYLEGCTAPSRDENQLHAAVVELIALDDAEIKYSTVQNWYPGNDQGKGGVFNFVTKRGLCEKNAKISWTQVETGSAVTWKYPSCILKGDNSVGEFYSIAVTNNYQQADTGTKMIHLGKNTKSTIISKGISAGKSQNSYRGLVQINSRAENARNFSQCDSLLMGNACGAHTFPYIEAKNKTAIIEHEATTSKIGEDQIFYCNQRGIDTEKAIALIVNGFSKEVLNKLPMEFAVEAQKLLEISLEGSVG, encoded by the coding sequence ATGTCGAAATATACTGAAGACGATTTACGCGAAGAGCTAAAAACCAAAGAATACGAATACGGGTTTTATACCGATATAGAATCCGATACATTCCCTAATGGATTGAATGAAGATGTGGTGCGTGCCATTTCTAAAAAGAAAGAAGAACCACAATGGATGACCGATTGGAGATTGGAGTCTTATAGGGTATGGAAAGAAATGGTAGAGCCAGATTGGGCCAATGTAAATTACGAAAAGCCAGATTTTCAAGCTATTTCGTACTATTCGGCGCCAAATAGTAAACCCAAATACGATAGTATTGATGAGGTTGATCCCGAATTGTTGGCTACTTTCGAGAAACTAGGCATCTCTTTAGACGAGCAAAAAAAATTGGCTGGAGTTGCCATGGATGTCGTGGTAGATTCGGTTTCGGTAGCAACCACATTCAAGGAAACCCTAGCAAAACAAGGTATTATTTTTATGAGTATTTCTGAGGCGATTAAAGAGCACCCGGAACTTGTAAAAAAATATTTAGGAACCGTTGTGCCACAAAAAGACAATTTTTATGCCGCTTTAAATTCTGCGGTATTTAGCGATGGCTCTTTCTGTTACATTCCAAAAGGCGTTAAATGTCCTATGGAATTGTCAACTTATTTTAGAATTAATCAAGCGGGAACCGGTCAGTTTGAACGCACTCTCGTTATTGCAGACGAGGGTAGCTACGTAAGTTATTTAGAAGGCTGTACGGCTCCAAGTCGTGACGAAAACCAATTGCACGCCGCCGTAGTGGAGCTTATTGCCTTGGATGATGCCGAAATAAAATACTCGACCGTGCAAAACTGGTATCCTGGGAATGACCAAGGAAAAGGTGGGGTTTTCAACTTTGTAACCAAACGTGGTTTATGTGAGAAAAACGCAAAAATCTCGTGGACACAAGTAGAAACAGGTTCTGCCGTAACTTGGAAATATCCAAGCTGTATTTTAAAAGGCGATAATTCTGTTGGTGAGTTTTACTCCATCGCAGTAACAAACAATTATCAGCAAGCCGATACGGGAACGAAAATGATTCACTTAGGGAAAAACACAAAATCCACCATCATTTCAAAAGGTATTTCAGCCGGAAAATCCCAAAACAGTTATCGTGGTTTGGTTCAAATAAATTCAAGAGCCGAAAATGCACGTAATTTTTCGCAATGCGATAGTTTGCTCATGGGCAACGCATGTGGCGCACATACCTTCCCATACATTGAAGCAAAAAATAAAACCGCAATAATTGAGCACGAAGCAACGACCAGTAAGATTGGTGAAGACCAGATTTTTTACTGTAATCAACGTGGTATCGATACCGAAAAAGCGATTGCTTTAATTGTAAACGGGTTTAGTAAAGAGGTGTTGAATAAACTCCCTATGGAGTTTGCCGTTGAGGCTCAAAAACTATTGGAAATAAGTTTAGAGGGTTCAGTGGGATAG
- a CDS encoding HesB/IscA family protein, translating into MIKVSETAKKKVVELMADDGYNAATDYVRVGVKSGGCSGLSYDLKFDKEQHEDDKVFEDNGVKIIIDKKSFLYLIGTTLEYSGGLNGTGFVFNNPNANRTCGCGESFSL; encoded by the coding sequence ATGATAAAAGTATCTGAAACAGCTAAGAAAAAAGTGGTGGAACTTATGGCAGATGATGGCTATAATGCTGCTACCGACTATGTTCGTGTGGGCGTAAAAAGCGGGGGTTGTTCTGGATTGTCTTACGATTTAAAATTTGACAAAGAACAACATGAAGACGATAAGGTTTTTGAGGACAATGGCGTTAAAATCATCATTGACAAAAAAAGCTTTTTATACCTTATAGGAACTACACTGGAATACTCAGGCGGATTAAACGGAACGGGTTTCGTTTTCAATAACCCTAACGCAAACCGAACCTGCGGTTGTGGGGAATCATTTTCACTTTAA